GTCGGAAAAAAGACAAGGTGTTATCTCTTTGGGTACCTGTAAACAGTATAAGGTAGCGCCCATAAGCGTTGAAAATAATTGATCTGCAACTTGGCTTGAACCGGGATCTTGCATGCTACGCACCATCATTTGCGCGCTATTATTAATACTGCATTCTATTTGAGGGCAATGCATTTTCAGTAATTTTGCTTTGCTACTATCAAAAAAATGTGCGGAGACATTGGCGTTATTATCACTGTGTGTGGCGATGCTAAGGGCTATCGATAAGGTTTCATCATCTGATTTACCATTGATGATAATGCGCGCCGCTCCTTTTAAAGCAATGCGCTCTAACTCTTTAGCGTCAGAAAAACTACTGATTTTTACAAATGAAATTTCTGTTATATCAGGGAATGGGTTTTCCATATCATCTGTGACGCACAGTAAAATATCGCGTTTAAGACGTTTTTTATCTGCGAGGATAAGCGCTAAAATCTGCGCTGTAGAATATTTATCCCAGCATAATAATAAGATATGTTGCTGGTAGTGTGAAAAATCATTGTTACCGTGCATATTACGTCTCGCTATATCAATAAATAATTGTGTCATTTTGCTAATGAAAGAGGCAAAGATGATAAGCCCAGAGGGAATTTGATAAAAAGATACAATGGCTTTACCTAAATCGGTATTAGGGCTTAAATCGCCAAAGCCCACCGTGGATACCACGACCATATTATAATAGATAAATTCGATGGGGTTGGAGGTAAGGGCGTCTTCACCGGCAAGGCAAAAAAGTAAATAAGTGATAAAGGATTGGGCAATCACTAAAAACAACATACCGGGCCAGCTCAATCGCTGTGATAAGCGTCGCCACATTAAGCGCAACTTAAGAATTGAAACCATTTTTCGATACCTTAAAGAGTGTTCTATATAGCGCTCAGCTCAGTGTACTAAGAGAATGCAAAACAACAGTGCATATGCCTCACCTTGAGATAGAAGATGAGGCGAAAAGAAAATGCTTTTATTTTTGCTTGGTGCTTGCAAATAACTCACCTAAACGCGTCACAGAGCCGGGCTCTAATGCACTTGAGAGTTCAATTGCATCTTTTGCAAATAGGGCAACAATGGTGCTGCCAAGTTTGAAACGACCCATCTCTGCGCCTTTTTCAAGTACAATATCTTCATCTGAGTGATCCCAGTATTGGATCTCTTTACCTTTAAAGGTGCCCGACCAAACGGTTTCAATACTCGCAACAATGGTTGCGCCCACAAGCACCATCGCCATAGGGCCGACAGCAGTAGAGAAAATCGCAACTGCACGCTCGTTACGTGCAAATAAATTAGGTACATTTTCAGCGGTAAGCGGGTTCACAGAAAAAAGGTCGCCGGGAATGAAAATTGTTTTTTCAAGCTTGCCGGTGATCGGCATATGGATACGATGGTAATCTTTCGGTGCTAAATAAATGGTCGAGAAAATACCGTCTTCAAAAGGAGCTGAGATAGCATCTTGGCCTCCTAACAATTCTCGCAAGCTAAAATCATGACCTTTTGCTTGAAAAATTCGTCCTGCTTTAATATCGCCTTGCTGGCTAATTTTACCATCGACAGGTAGCGCTAAATTCTCATCGCCAGAAATAATAGGGCGGATGCCTTCTTTTAATTCACGGGTGAAAAAATCATTAAAAGTGTCAAAGTCTTCTGCTTCAGAGTGCTTTGCTTCACTCATGTCGATACCATATTGGCTAATAAAGCGTGTAATTAAAAAGGTTGTCAATTTACCCGCTTTGGCGGCCGCCATTTTACCGGTTAAGCGCGACAGCAAATGTTTTGGCAGCAGGTATTGGCTTATAATTTTTAATTGATCAATCATCATATTCTCTTTAATAAGTATTGGGAGCACGATGACGTGCATTTTTTGCATCATCCATCGTTTCTAAAATACGTAAAAAACTCGCATAACGTGCTTTGTCTATTTTTCCGGCTTGAACCGCTTCAACAAGGGCGCATCCTGGATCGATTTTGTGTTTACAATCTCTAAAACGACATTCGCCCAAATATTCTCTAAATTCAACAAAACCACTGGCAATACGCTCAGGCTCTAGATGCCAAAGAGAGAACTCTCGGATCCCTGGGCTATCAATAATATCGCCACCATCGGCAAAGTGATATAAACGCGCCGTGGTAGTGGTGTGTTTTCCGAGACCTGAGCCTTCAGAGATTTCACCCGTTGTGGCTTCTACTTCTGGCAGTAACATATTCAAAAGAGATGTTTTGCCGACACCAGATTGGCCAACGAAAATACTGATCTCATCTTTCATCACCGTTTTTAAACTTTCAAGGCCGTCACCATGCATAGAGCAATATAAAACGTGATAACCGATATCACGATAGCTTTGCAATTCTTTATCGATGATAGCCGCATTGGTTTCATCAAGTAGGTCACTTTTATTTAAGGCGATAATAGGGGTGATGCCAATATCTTCACAAGCAATAATATAACGATCAATAATATTACGTGAAAACTCAGGGGCAACAGAGCTAACGATAATAATTTGCCCTATATTTGCAGCAATAGGCTTAATGCCATCATAGTAGTCTGGACGGGTTAATACCGAGTCACGAGGATGTACGGCTTCAACGACGCCGGTAATACCATGATAAGCTTCGTTACCCGCTCTCCAAACAACGCGATCACCGGTTACTAAAGATCGGACCGCACGTCGTAAAGTACAACGTTCAATATTACCATGTTCATCTTCAATATCTGCGTGTTGGCCAAAACGGCTGATCACGACACCCTGAAGTTTCGGACCAAGTTCAGATTCATCCCATTGTTTGTCGTTATTTTTTTTCAAATGTTTATTATGGTTTTGTTGAACTCGACGAACTTGATTTTTACTTAGTTTTTTCTTCTTAGCCACAGGCGCCCTTTACTATCACAGATTGTATTAATACAGTATCATACTATATTTTTTGACAAAGTTAGCAAAAGAGCGCGCTCTTGTAGATAAAAGGATCACAATTAGCATGAATAAAAATAATCTTATATGGATAGATTTGGAAATGACGGGATTAAATCCTGAAACAGATCTTATTATTGAAATCGCAACGATTGTGACAGACAGTGATCTTAATGTTTTAGAAGAAGGGCCTGCATTTGTTATTCATGCGCCAAAACAGAATATGGATGCAATGGATGAGTGGTGTACTACGCATCATGGTGATTCCGGTTTAACGCAGCGCGTTTTAGAAAGTGATATTAGTTGCGCCCAAGCAGAGCAAGCAACATTAGCCTTTTTAAAAAAATGGACGTTGCAGGGCGCTTCCCCTTTATGTGGTAATAGTATTGGTCAAGATCGCCGTTTTTTAGTGCGTTATATGCCAGAACTCGAAGCGTATTTTCATTATCGCAGTATCGATGTCAGCAGTATTAAAGAACTTGGGCGCCGCTGGGCTCCTGAGATGGTAAATGCACATAAGAAAGCGGGTGAACATTTGGCATTAGCTGATATTAGAGATTCTATTTCTGAATTACAGCATTACAAAAAACACTTCTTTACGTTTTAGATGTTTTTTTAAACAGATATTTTGTTATCTGTTTAAAAACATAGCAAATGCATGCTTTGTTTTTAAAATCACTAAAAAAAGCTTGCATTCATATAGGCTCTGTCTATAATCGCACCCCATACGAAGCAGACATCGACAGATGTTAGACGCTAAGTAGATAAGATAATGCGGCACTAGCTCAGTGGTAGAGCACAACCTTGCCAAGGTTGGGGTCAAGAGTTCGAGCCTCTTGTGCCGCTCCATCTTATATAAAAAAATATGCGGCACTAGCTCAGTGGTAGAGCACAACCTTGCCAAGGTTGGGGTCAAGAGTTCGAGCCTCTTGTGCCGCTCCATTTTTTTATACTCCCCTTGTTTTAAAATCCTTATATATTTTAATATTAAATTTTTTATAAATACCCTCATTCTTATTTAGTTGATTTTTATACTCTCAGTATGATATTTCACTACAGATACACTTTTGTATATTATCTTTGTATTATTATTTTTATGATCGCAAGATGAAATGATCCGTATATATATCTTCAATGTCGATAAACTCTCCTTTTTAATTTTAAATCATTAGCTTAATAATTGTTTTAAGCTTTATGTTGCAGATCTAAGCGTAATTTTCTTGCTGATATAAAATCTTGAAGTATCATGGATAATATAATTGAAGTTAAATTCTTTACCTTTATTTAATAGGGCGCTTTATGGCAATTTTAGTGACAGGTGGTGCAGGATATATCGGCTCTCATACCGTGTTAGAGTTATTAGATGCTGGGCATGAGGTTATTGTTATTGATAACTTGTGTAACTCTTCAAAAGAGTCGCTAAAGCGCGTTGAAAAGATCACTGGAAAACAGCCCGTGTTTTATAAAGGAGATATTTTAGACTCTGCTTTTTTAGCGCATATTTTTAAGCAACATAAAATTGAATCTGTGATCCATTTTGCGGGATTAAAAGCCGTGGGTGAGTCGGTTTCTAAACCGGTTTTATATTATAAAAATAATGTACAAGGTACGTTAACGTTAATTGAAGCGATGGCGGATGCCAATGTTTTTAATTTAGTGTTTAGCTCTTCTGCCACTGTTTATGGCGATCCAACTCTTTTACCGATCAAAGAAGATTTCCCCGTAGGTGCAACAACCAATCCTTATGGTACATCTAAACGAATGGTCGAAATGATATTAGAAGATGTAGCTCTCTCAGATCCTCGTTGGTCATTTGTTATCTTGCGTTATTTCAACCCAGTAGGTGCCCATGTTTCTGGTCTTATAGGCGAAGATCCTAATGGGATCCCTAATAATTTATTACCTTATATTGCGCAAGTTGCTGTTGGTAAATTAAAAAAATTAAATATTTTTGGAGATGATTACGACACTGTAGATGGTACGGGCGTGCGTGATTATATTCATGTTGTGGATTTAGCTCTAGGGCATTTACAAGCGCTTAATAAGGTAGCAAGTACAACGGGCGTCAATATTTATAATTTAGGTACAGGTAATGGCACGTCTGTTTTACAGATGCTTCATGCGTTTGAGGGGGCTTGTGGACACAGTCTTGCTTATCAACTCTCTGCGCGTCGAGAAGGTGATATTGCGAGTTGTTATGCTGATCCTGAAAAGGCGCGTGTTGAGCTTCATTGGTCTGCAACACGTGATTTAACGGCAATGATGGAAGATACATGGCGCTGGCAATTAAACAATCCAGAAGGCTATTAGTTTAGGCCGTATTGGCAGTTTATCTGAATACTTATTCGACTAACTGCCTTTGCGGATCAAATATCGATAAGGAATGCTTTCAATATTTTTTTCAATGAGAGTGTGATCCATAAAACGACAAAAACTAGGGATATCACGCGTTGTGGCGGGATCATCCGCGAGTACCTGCAGTAATTCACCGTCTTGCATTTTTCTTATCATTTTTCGGATAAGCATGACCGGCTCTGGGCAACGTAGTCCCAATGTATCGAGTTGTATTGTCTTGATATTTTCTGTCATTATAAATTCTCTATAGAGATCTTTTCTTTTTATATTATACCCATGAGGTATCAATATGCAAAACCCGTGGCCTAAGTGGGCGTCTGATTCTCGATCTTAGCAGAGGTCAAGCTGCACATCGCTCGCGCCGTGTGTAAATGCGCGAAATCAATGTCATCAAACTGCTCTCTACTGTGCACTTATGACGACTTCTATTATTTTGCTTATGCTTTGACTCATTGAATTTTAGATAAAAAAATAGGCTCAAAAGAGCCTATTTTTTTCAAAGCATATTGATTAACCAGTATTACGTAAACCGGCAGCAATACCTGCGATGGTTACCATAAGAGCTTGATCAATCACCGGGCAAATTTCATCACCATTAGCGCGCGAACGAGACAGTAACTCTGCTTGCAGCATATTCAACGGATCAACATAAGGATTACGTAAAGAAATAGACTCTTTTATCCAAGGTTGCTCTTGCATTAATTTATGCTCAGGGATAGTTTCTAAAAGCACTTCGCGAGTTAATGATAAATTATCACGTAAACGCTGACCCAAAGGCCATAATGATTTAGGCACAAGGCGCTCTTCATAAAACTTAGTCAAGCCAGCATCTGTTTTTAAGAACAGCATTTCTAGCATTTCTAGGCGGGTATGGAAGAACGGCCAGTTACAATACATTTCTTGTAATAGCTCTTTTTTACCTTCATCCAGTAATGTTTTTAATGATCCACCTGTACCTAACCATGCCGGTAACATTAAACGGTTTTGGCTCCATGCAAAAATCCATGGGATAGCACGTAAGCTTTCGATGCCACCATTTGCTTTACGTTTTGCAGGACGACTTCCTAATGCTAATTTACCGAGTTCTAATTCAGGTGTAACGCTACGGAAATAAGGAACAAAGTCAGGCTCATCACAAACAAAGTGACGGTATTCTCGACAAGATTGTTCTGCAAATTGATCCATAATATCTCGCCACTCTTGTTTCGGCGCTGGCGGTGGTAATAAATTGGCTTCTAAAATAGCCGCGGTGTAAAGGTTTAAGCTTTGTATTGCGATTTTAGGCAGGCCAAATTTAAAGCGGATCATCTCGCCTTGCTCTGTTACTCGCAGGCCTCCTTTTAATGAGCCTGGAGGTTGTGAAAGCAATGCTTGGTGTGCTGGAGCACCACCACGTCCAATTGTGCCTCCACGTCCGTGGAAAAGAACAAGTTGAATATTGTTATCATCACAAATTTTAACTAACGCTTCTTGCGCTTGATATTGCGCCCAGTTAGCCGCGATAACGCCAGCATCTTTTGCCGAATCAGAATAACCAATCATGACATGTTGCTCACCGTTAATATAATTTCTATACCAATCAACCGCAAACAAACGTTGCATCACTTCTTTGGCGTTGTTTAAGTCATCTAGCGTTTCAAAAAGAGGGGCCACTGCAATTTTAAATGGACAACCCGTCTCTTTTAAAAGCAGTTGTACAGATAAAACATCTGAGGCTTGGCGCGCCATCGATATAATGTAAATACCTAATGCTTGAGGATCTGTTTTGGCAATGACGTGACAAGTATCAAGTACTTCTTGTGCTTCAGCAGAGGGTTTCCATTTGCTCGGAATAAGAGGGCGTTTACTTTTGAGCTCTTCTAATAAAAATTCTTGTTTTTGTGGCTCTGTCCAAGTGTTGTAATCACCTAAACCTAAATAGGTTGTTAATTCAGATAGCGTATCACCATGGCGTTCACCATCTTGGCGAATATCTAATTTAACGAGGTTAACGCCAAAGCAAGCAACACGGCGAAGAATATCTAAAATCAAACCATTAGCAATGGAGTGCATGCCACACTTTTTAAGTGATTCATAACAAAGTTTGATTGGCGTTTTTAATTGCTCAGTACGAGTGATCAAATCTTTCGCATCACTTGTCTGGCCTTGTAATTTAGCGCTTAATGCGGTCAGCGTTTCTTTTAATTCAATGCGCAATTTTCGTAAAATAGCGCGATACGGCTCATCTGCATCGCCGACAATATTGCGTAGCGTGGCGTCGCAATTATCCATGGATAATTCTTCGGTTAACTGTTTAATATCTTTTAAATATAAGTTAATAGCAACCCATCGACTCGTTATTAATACTTCTTCGGTCACTTTGGCTGTAACAAAAGGGTTACCATCTCTATCTCCACCCATCCATGAGGTAATATTAATAGGTGAACTGTCTTCTGGTAAGCAAAGATCAAGTTCAGTTTTTAATTTTTCATCTAACTCGCGAACATAAAGAGGAACCGCTTCCCAGAGACTGTTCTCGATCACGGCAAAACCCCATTTAGCTTCATCGACAGGAGTAGGGCGTTTTTTGCGAATATCATTGGTATGCCAAGCTTGAGTGATCAGTTGTTCTAGGCGATCGAGTAGTTGATCTCGTTCTTTATTAGAGACATCAGAAACTTCTAATAGGCTAAGGCATTCGTTGATTGCGGTATGTTTGTGGATCAATGTGCGTCGCGTTATTTCTGTGGGATGTGCGGTTAACACCATATTCATAGATAAGTTATTAATCGCTTTTTGCATCTCTTCTTTAGATACATTAGAATTTTTAAGCTTATTAATCACTTCATTGATTGGGTCAGGGGCATCTTGGCTATTTTCAGTATGTCGAGAGATACAATGAAATTGCTCTGCAATATTTGCCAAGTTTAAAAAGTGCGTAAATGCGCGAGAAACGGGGACTAATTCATCATCAGAGAGGTTAGATAAAACGCGAATAAGCGTTTCTCCATCACTTTCATTACCTGCACGTGAAGATTTAGATAGCTGGCGAATTTCTTCTATTTTATCAAGGAACTCTTCACCCAAATGCTCGCCAATACTTTTTCCGAGTAATTGACCTAATAAATTTACATTACCACGTAAATTTGCATATTGCTCTGTCATATAAAGCTCCTGAATGATGTAATAAAATTACATTTTAATTATTTCGTAATGCAGAAACCTAGCACAAATGCGACGTCAGTCAATGTTTGCTTAGAAACTTTCATCGTCGTCAATCTAGAATATTATCTGTAATAAAATGACGCAATTAAGGTGCTGTTAGCTTATATATAACAGAAAAATATAAATATTCATTGGTGATTTGCTTGTGCAAGATGTTCTGAGTGTTGCACAATAATAGCACAAGAGAGAGCTTCAACAAGAGGAACTTTAGTATAATAATTAAGGCTGTTGCTATGCATAGCTATTTGTTTTTTATCTTTATGTTATTTTCAACGGGTTAAGGTTCTCGCTATTTCAATGTCTCTGCAGAGTAGTAACTCTTTACTTCTTGATATATTTTTGAACGTAAAGATTAAGGTGAGTGAGGAAAAAAAGATCCAATATTTTCAAAGTGGTGTAATAAAAGAACATGTTATTTGTCTTTGTTTTCGCCCAAATATTATCAATAACAGCTGGGCGAAAAGTCGATTTCTTTATTTTTTAGATGCTAAATGTACTTATTCCTTTTTTCAATGCTAAGGCTTCGTCAGACAAATCATTACTGAGTTTTTTATTCTCTATGGCGACTTGGCTACTTGCTTCGGCTACATCTCGGATAGATACGATATGCGTATTGACTTCACTTGCGACTGCGCTCTGCTCTTGAATTGCAGTGGCAATTGTTGTGGTCATATCTAAAATGTTGATAACGTCTGCATTGATCTCTTCAAGTAAAAAGCCTGCATCTCTTGCTTGATCTGCGCTCTCTTTACCTTCTTTACGACAAAGCTTCATTAACTCTACAATATTTTGTGTTCGACTTTGTAAAGAGGTAATAATACTTTCAATTTCTTTGGTTGATTCTTGTGTTCGACTCGCTAAGGTGCGCACCTCATCAGCGACCACAGCAAAACCTCGGCCTTGTTCTCCTGCTCTCGCAGCTTCAATTGCCGCATTTAGTGCCAATAAGTTAGTCTGCTCTGCAATTCCTCTGATCACTTCAAGTACAGATCCGATGGTGATGCTATCGGCTGCTAATAAGTTGATCACTGTTTCAGATTCACTTAATTTATCAGATAAAACATTAATTTGGGCTATCGTCGCATCAACACCTTGTTTGCCTTTTTGGGCATTTTGATTGGTTTGTTCAGCCTTCGTTGCGGTGTCTGTGGTGTGACAGGCAATTTCTTCAATGGTGGCGACCATCTCAGTAATGGCAGTGGCAACCATATCCGTTTCTTGCATCTGTGAATCAATGCCTTGGTTTGCTTGGATGATGTTCTTTGCAAGAATGTCGGTGGCATCGTTAACGCTACTAACTGAGTGGTCAACTGACGATATCAATGTTCTAAAGTTTAATAACATATGGTTAAAAGCATCCGCCATTTCTGCTAATTCATCTTTATTACTCGACTTTATTTGGATGGTTAAATTATTCGTTGTCGCGACTTCAATAATAGATCCTTTAATTTCATTAATACCCGCAATGATACTGCGCATAATAAAGAAAGAAAGTAGGAGAGATGCTGTAACGGCAATAATAAAGATGACATAGGTTAATAGTGTCATTTTTGACGTGTACTCAGCCACACTATTATTAATGCTTTTTAGCATTGTTTTCATTAATACATCAATTTCAGCAATGCTATTAAGTGTTTCTTTTTGTAATCCTAATTGTGAACTGTAGCCGAGTGTTTTCTGCGCTTTAGCCAACATTAGAAAAGCACTTTTATAATCATTTAAGCTCTTGTTCAAAGATTTTTTCTGGGTAAGCGTAAATTGCTCTTGTTGGATGTTTTGCATGATGCTTTCAAAGTTAGCGTTAAATTTATTGATGTACTTGTCATCTAAACGCAACATGAAATCTTTTTCATTACGTCTTAGGTTTAACATTAATGTTAATAACACATGGTTTTGAGTGTAGCCATTAAGGCGCTCTTCTGAATTTTTAGCTGCTCTTCTGAGTTCCCCATAAAGACCCAATTCAGGTGTTAAGCCAATGTTTTTTTGAACATTGGCAATTTTTAAAAATGAGTTTTGGAATGTTTTTAAGGTTACTTTTACTTGGCTCGCATCTTTCGTTGGGAGATCAAGGTAGTTGAGATCTACAATGAGCTTATCGATCGTTTTTAAAACAGTTTTATTCTCTTCTAAAAAAAGCTTAATCGAGCTTTCTTTTTTCTGCATAAGAAATTCTTTATTATGCATTCTTTGTTGCATTATGCCTGTTTTTATTTCCCCAATAAATTCTGCAATTTCAATGTCCTTTTTAAAAATGTTAGATGAGAAAGCGATTAAAACTAACATCACAATCATACTGGTAATAAATGTACCAATATTAAGAATTAATTTATGTTTTATAAGCATAGTGTATGTACCTTTTTAAATGCAAAAAAGTGAGAGCTATCGATAAGGATAATCGATATTTCTAATCTCGCCATTCCCTGCGTATAAAATTTCAATCAATCACACTTCCATTTTATTAATGCATAACAATATATAAAAAACAGCCACTTAAGAACTTGATGTAAATAGTTATTCATTTTTGTTGCATAAATAAATCTCATGAGATAATGTGATTGTCAGCTTGTTAAACAAGCTGATAATCACATTAAGTAAATACCTCAATGCTTGGTTTTCTCTGATCAGTCGTTGGTTCATTGTTTATAGCGTTGCCTTTGTCTGTTTTCAGCGAATGTCTAATGTTGGGTTATATTTAATAATGATTTAAGTGAGTCGTTACCATAAAATAAAAAAGACCCCAAACTTCACTTTGCATGTTTATGCAGTTTGGCGTATTGGTCATTATGCTTCAGTCTCTGTAGTTGTGGTGAGAAATTTAATAATTTAAGGGAAAGAATACTAATGAAACAAGTAAAAAAAGTGGTGCTTGCATATTCGGGGGGGTTAGATACATCGGCAATCATTCCATGGTTAAAAGAAACGTATAAAGGGTGTGAAGTTATCGCCTTTTGCGCCGATGTGGGTCAAGGTTCACAGGAGTTGCTAGGATTAGAAGAAAAAGCACTGGCATCTGGCGCGAGTGAATGTCACATCGTTGATCTTAAAGATGAATTTGTAGCGGATTATATTTATCCTAGTATTGCGACCAATGCAATATATGAAGGGGCTTATTTACTTGGCACTGCAATGGCGCGTCCTATTATTGCAAAAGCACAAGTTGAACTGGCTTTGCAAGTAGGAGCCGATGCACTTTGTCATGGTTGTACAGGTAAGGGAAATGATCAAATTCGCTTTGAAAGCTGTTTTGCCGCCCTTGCGCCACAATTACGTGTGATTGCTCCTTGGCGAGAGTGGGATCTTGTTTCGCGTGAAGATTTATTAAAATATTTGAGTGATAGAAATATAACAAGTAGCGCAAGCAGTGCAAAAATATATAGCAGAGATGCCAATGCGTGGCATATTTCCCATGAAGGTGGCGAATTAGAAAACCCTAACAATGCACCAGATAAAGATGTTTGGACATTAACGGTTGATCCTCTCGATGCGCCTGATAAAGAAGAATATATACAGGTCCATATAGAGCACTCTCGTGTAACGGCAATTGATGGTGTTGCATTGTCACCTTATAATGCATTAATGTTATTAAATAAAAAAGCTGCAAAGCACGGTGTAGGCAGGATCGATATTGTTGAAAACCGCACCATCGGCATGAAATCTCGCGGATGTTATGAAACGCCTGGGGGAACTGTCATGGTGGCCGCTTTACGCGCTATTGATGAATTAGTTCATGATAAATTGTCACGTCGCTGGCGTGATAGTTTAGGACAAGAGTTTGCGCATTTAATTTATGATGGGCGTTGGTTTACACCTTTATGTCGTTCTTTATTGGCAGCATCGGAGTCCTTGGCAAGTCAGGTTGAAGGTGATGTTTTGATCCGTCTTTATAAAGGCCAAGCTGTCGCTATTAAAAAATCATCTCCTAATAGTTTATATTCTGAAGCGTTTGCTACCTTTGGTGATGACGATGTTTATGATCAAAGCCATGCAGAAGGCTTTATCCGTTTGTATTCTCTATCGAGTCGCATTCGCACATTAAATAAAATACGTACATAATACCAAAGGAACTAAAAAGGTTACCCATCTTGCTTGTTGAAATTATCCCTACCTGCGTTGTGAGTTTTGAAGTGAGAACAACTATCTCCTACAACTCACGCCTTGCTAGTGTTAATTTTTCCTGAGCAATACATGAAAACTTAATTAATTCCTTTGGTATAAGTATTGTTTCGATCTGTTTTTAGTAAAGAATAATAAGGAGGAGTTTATGGCA
The sequence above is a segment of the Psychromonas sp. CNPT3 genome. Coding sequences within it:
- the galE gene encoding UDP-glucose 4-epimerase GalE, yielding MAILVTGGAGYIGSHTVLELLDAGHEVIVIDNLCNSSKESLKRVEKITGKQPVFYKGDILDSAFLAHIFKQHKIESVIHFAGLKAVGESVSKPVLYYKNNVQGTLTLIEAMADANVFNLVFSSSATVYGDPTLLPIKEDFPVGATTNPYGTSKRMVEMILEDVALSDPRWSFVILRYFNPVGAHVSGLIGEDPNGIPNNLLPYIAQVAVGKLKKLNIFGDDYDTVDGTGVRDYIHVVDLALGHLQALNKVASTTGVNIYNLGTGNGTSVLQMLHAFEGACGHSLAYQLSARREGDIASCYADPEKARVELHWSATRDLTAMMEDTWRWQLNNPEGY
- the orn gene encoding oligoribonuclease, yielding MNKNNLIWIDLEMTGLNPETDLIIEIATIVTDSDLNVLEEGPAFVIHAPKQNMDAMDEWCTTHHGDSGLTQRVLESDISCAQAEQATLAFLKKWTLQGASPLCGNSIGQDRRFLVRYMPELEAYFHYRSIDVSSIKELGRRWAPEMVNAHKKAGEHLALADIRDSISELQHYKKHFFTF
- a CDS encoding potassium channel family protein, whose protein sequence is MVSILKLRLMWRRLSQRLSWPGMLFLVIAQSFITYLLFCLAGEDALTSNPIEFIYYNMVVVSTVGFGDLSPNTDLGKAIVSFYQIPSGLIIFASFISKMTQLFIDIARRNMHGNNDFSHYQQHILLLCWDKYSTAQILALILADKKRLKRDILLCVTDDMENPFPDITEISFVKISSFSDAKELERIALKGAARIIINGKSDDETLSIALSIATHSDNNANVSAHFFDSSKAKLLKMHCPQIECSINNSAQMMVRSMQDPGSSQVADQLFSTLMGATLYCLQVPKEITPCLFSDLFTHFKMQHQMILIAVSPFKNGDHMQLNPHKDVLVKGGDHLHYIADERFYAEELSWLADK
- the rsgA gene encoding small ribosomal subunit biogenesis GTPase RsgA; this translates as MAKKKKLSKNQVRRVQQNHNKHLKKNNDKQWDESELGPKLQGVVISRFGQHADIEDEHGNIERCTLRRAVRSLVTGDRVVWRAGNEAYHGITGVVEAVHPRDSVLTRPDYYDGIKPIAANIGQIIIVSSVAPEFSRNIIDRYIIACEDIGITPIIALNKSDLLDETNAAIIDKELQSYRDIGYHVLYCSMHGDGLESLKTVMKDEISIFVGQSGVGKTSLLNMLLPEVEATTGEISEGSGLGKHTTTTARLYHFADGGDIIDSPGIREFSLWHLEPERIASGFVEFREYLGECRFRDCKHKIDPGCALVEAVQAGKIDKARYASFLRILETMDDAKNARHRAPNTY
- the ppc gene encoding phosphoenolpyruvate carboxylase, with translation MTEQYANLRGNVNLLGQLLGKSIGEHLGEEFLDKIEEIRQLSKSSRAGNESDGETLIRVLSNLSDDELVPVSRAFTHFLNLANIAEQFHCISRHTENSQDAPDPINEVINKLKNSNVSKEEMQKAINNLSMNMVLTAHPTEITRRTLIHKHTAINECLSLLEVSDVSNKERDQLLDRLEQLITQAWHTNDIRKKRPTPVDEAKWGFAVIENSLWEAVPLYVRELDEKLKTELDLCLPEDSSPINITSWMGGDRDGNPFVTAKVTEEVLITSRWVAINLYLKDIKQLTEELSMDNCDATLRNIVGDADEPYRAILRKLRIELKETLTALSAKLQGQTSDAKDLITRTEQLKTPIKLCYESLKKCGMHSIANGLILDILRRVACFGVNLVKLDIRQDGERHGDTLSELTTYLGLGDYNTWTEPQKQEFLLEELKSKRPLIPSKWKPSAEAQEVLDTCHVIAKTDPQALGIYIISMARQASDVLSVQLLLKETGCPFKIAVAPLFETLDDLNNAKEVMQRLFAVDWYRNYINGEQHVMIGYSDSAKDAGVIAANWAQYQAQEALVKICDDNNIQLVLFHGRGGTIGRGGAPAHQALLSQPPGSLKGGLRVTEQGEMIRFKFGLPKIAIQSLNLYTAAILEANLLPPPAPKQEWRDIMDQFAEQSCREYRHFVCDEPDFVPYFRSVTPELELGKLALGSRPAKRKANGGIESLRAIPWIFAWSQNRLMLPAWLGTGGSLKTLLDEGKKELLQEMYCNWPFFHTRLEMLEMLFLKTDAGLTKFYEERLVPKSLWPLGQRLRDNLSLTREVLLETIPEHKLMQEQPWIKESISLRNPYVDPLNMLQAELLSRSRANGDEICPVIDQALMVTIAGIAAGLRNTG
- the tusA gene encoding sulfurtransferase TusA, with product MTENIKTIQLDTLGLRCPEPVMLIRKMIRKMQDGELLQVLADDPATTRDIPSFCRFMDHTLIEKNIESIPYRYLIRKGS
- the asd gene encoding archaetidylserine decarboxylase (Phosphatidylserine decarboxylase is synthesized as a single chain precursor. Generation of the pyruvoyl active site from a Ser is coupled to cleavage of a Gly-Ser bond between the larger (beta) and smaller (alpha chains). It is an integral membrane protein.), whose translation is MIDQLKIISQYLLPKHLLSRLTGKMAAAKAGKLTTFLITRFISQYGIDMSEAKHSEAEDFDTFNDFFTRELKEGIRPIISGDENLALPVDGKISQQGDIKAGRIFQAKGHDFSLRELLGGQDAISAPFEDGIFSTIYLAPKDYHRIHMPITGKLEKTIFIPGDLFSVNPLTAENVPNLFARNERAVAIFSTAVGPMAMVLVGATIVASIETVWSGTFKGKEIQYWDHSDEDIVLEKGAEMGRFKLGSTIVALFAKDAIELSSALEPGSVTRLGELFASTKQK